A region from the Arcanobacterium buesumense genome encodes:
- a CDS encoding S8 family serine peptidase yields MGRFLKSAAFASVLAASLAFAPLAVALPASDARHSGDISLADMDRLLKEHGSQSSQRVRVLVMLKNQPTVFSEPSETANKGEQTALIDNWAKKYGLEAGRQLGFLVNGFAATMPANKIPALRQEPEVSSVKLERTFEKLEHNARKMEGVPLAYERHGLDGRGVVVSIIDSGIDPSHQDLQLTAEECAAAKLKPDTSHGSLFTCKVPAGYNFADDNYEIVDQNKTEHGQHVSGIVAAHGSAREGIDKPDVVANNGFDGVAPQAQLLAMKVFSNDPDARANDSDIIAAIETSVKLKADIINMSLGSANGNRNESDGVFRAIAKAREAGVLVVVAAGNEGMNFSLTGELDSTLTQLDDGTLGSPAADTGAFAVASIDNQVQVVPVATWRIGDNGEEQALPHKAATGKADGQPHKIVDLGYGQVTDFTPEKNAALAGNYALIQRGKERFSDMFERAFAADAKGVVVYNDARRGEEFIGMGGVEEYTEFSASTYHSVGAKLAEESAKGDVYVTFTQNRKLADFAGKKALRPSSFSSWGPTPTLDFAPHISGIGGEVYSTLNNNRYASDSGTSMAAPNVSGLSALMWQHYSKEFPELTGPERTDRIRAALMNTAQIPTNEDGVPYAPRQVGAGLARIDHAADTPVIATVDGLPYVSLREVNAPKTFTVTLHNYGTTEATYTVPAQQVVNEHKGLGQNTTTVVSDETLSASVETITVPAGQDREVSFTLNPRVGAAHFIEGWARLNGEDVPDIAIPYLGFVGDWNAEKIIAEPGQTWGDPVSLTATTGLATLREDITVPIGLLNDIAKEPGDDRDLTLWMSPNGDHMHDVIFPQLLVRRNASDVVYEVESEDGTFHQTTGKQQDLRRYTLKTAMEPTMSNDTIVQDSSEFGFDGKIYDPKNVDYQNVPDGRYIFRVKTRVSDDYDWQVTEMPFGIDTSVPTITFGDYDEANGYAYFTVNDSGSGIQTKPLVDTDQETNLVAERVNNSDSEFRVKVKPGTTHIIVSAGDMASNIAIDSHILDPARKLSVTFAQDMQNGPVGPIKPYFTTQGDPEGAKLNIEGYTAEEVERVTVNGGEADLADRYFFTQVPIEPGQNEIEVVAYNARGDVVSTVELTPFYDDEKPTVTIDTPAPVADNMVTITGTITDTNKDAQLSVSAYDEAATIDRDGRFTLQVEVGDETETVTVIASDGAQRVITVVPIAGRGADVVVPPAPPLPGGPILPPPPPPLPGDDYPLEAELPTIDNAQCSPEIAVCAVPTDTTDYNRETKVFTMRGMLDPDTVAKFQLVPTGEAGDGKVIEPTPLVAKIDETTGMYTLDVPATTGQNDFRLELYVPDENGNEPVRVQAQTFKLLIDVNVPEIHIDQPLTVGGSIFTSSNDIVFTGKVSDDGWGYKFQINKDTVEERENNSGHGPQSNEREFTYPIKVDDGDNILLTVVDRFGNQVLGIFPVVVDKDKPTVGASYMDKNLEEDMLLTDDSPVVAAAKDANLRSFKVTLTDSLGQQVLDETKYSEIDVTERKLEELMIDVRDIQEESAQELEKSGIGKLSAAPVNKANNKAGEPEGQAEEHKPTVENETFVTGSEATVVTDELMIPVDTQKLGAGIYTLAMQADDLAGNMTMRTVAFAVDRLPQISGPDVIDVTMTKEQMSDLAQAGSLIFPKYSIDDDGSADFAGDGSGRGEAYLVLDPSTILVSGKNTVMLRAVQPNGMESHKLITVNVTVHTDASTQTPDDSQQPGESNTSPDNPGKKPGVGSGDVFGLRAPTDPQIVGSSQLSGSLATTGTYAALLALLAGGLITSGMVLNRRAV; encoded by the coding sequence ATGGGAAGATTTTTAAAATCTGCAGCATTTGCCTCGGTCCTCGCCGCAAGTTTGGCGTTCGCACCACTGGCAGTTGCGCTTCCTGCATCTGATGCCAGGCATTCAGGTGATATTTCACTTGCAGATATGGATCGGCTGCTCAAAGAGCACGGCTCGCAATCGTCGCAACGCGTTCGCGTGCTTGTTATGCTCAAGAATCAACCAACCGTATTTTCCGAACCAAGTGAAACAGCAAATAAAGGCGAACAAACAGCCCTGATTGACAACTGGGCAAAAAAGTATGGCCTAGAAGCTGGCCGACAGCTGGGATTCCTTGTTAACGGTTTTGCGGCTACGATGCCAGCAAATAAGATCCCTGCGTTACGCCAAGAACCTGAAGTATCTTCAGTAAAGCTGGAACGTACGTTCGAAAAACTTGAACATAATGCGCGGAAAATGGAAGGTGTACCGCTAGCCTACGAACGCCACGGTTTAGACGGTCGCGGCGTTGTGGTATCGATTATCGATTCCGGTATTGACCCCTCGCATCAAGATCTTCAATTAACTGCAGAAGAATGTGCCGCGGCTAAACTAAAGCCAGACACTTCGCACGGTTCACTTTTCACGTGTAAGGTTCCAGCTGGCTACAATTTCGCTGATGATAACTACGAAATTGTTGACCAGAACAAAACTGAACACGGACAACATGTGTCCGGCATTGTTGCCGCTCATGGCTCAGCCCGAGAAGGCATCGATAAGCCAGATGTGGTTGCTAATAATGGTTTTGATGGAGTAGCTCCGCAAGCCCAGCTACTGGCTATGAAGGTCTTCTCCAATGATCCAGATGCACGTGCCAATGATTCCGATATTATCGCTGCCATTGAAACTTCGGTTAAACTTAAGGCCGACATTATTAATATGTCCCTTGGCTCGGCAAACGGTAACCGCAATGAATCTGATGGTGTTTTCCGTGCCATCGCGAAAGCGCGAGAAGCTGGTGTGCTCGTCGTCGTCGCTGCCGGAAATGAGGGAATGAACTTCTCCTTAACAGGCGAACTCGATAGTACCTTAACCCAACTCGATGATGGGACGCTTGGATCTCCAGCCGCAGATACCGGAGCTTTTGCTGTTGCGTCAATCGATAATCAAGTCCAGGTTGTTCCAGTAGCTACTTGGCGGATTGGAGATAACGGCGAAGAACAAGCTCTTCCGCATAAGGCTGCGACTGGAAAAGCTGATGGGCAGCCGCACAAAATCGTTGATCTTGGCTACGGACAAGTGACAGATTTTACCCCCGAGAAAAATGCTGCGTTAGCCGGTAACTACGCGCTTATCCAGCGAGGTAAAGAGCGTTTCTCGGATATGTTCGAACGTGCTTTTGCCGCTGATGCGAAAGGCGTTGTTGTCTACAACGATGCGCGCCGCGGTGAGGAATTTATTGGTATGGGAGGCGTCGAAGAATACACCGAATTCTCAGCGTCTACATACCACTCCGTGGGAGCTAAATTAGCTGAAGAAAGTGCCAAGGGCGATGTCTACGTCACGTTCACGCAAAACCGCAAGCTAGCCGACTTCGCTGGTAAGAAGGCCTTGCGTCCTTCTTCGTTCAGCTCCTGGGGCCCAACCCCAACTCTCGACTTTGCACCCCATATTTCAGGCATCGGTGGCGAAGTCTACTCGACGCTGAACAATAACCGATACGCATCTGATTCAGGTACGTCAATGGCGGCGCCAAACGTATCCGGATTATCGGCACTCATGTGGCAGCACTACAGTAAAGAATTCCCAGAGTTGACCGGACCGGAACGAACTGATCGTATTCGGGCAGCGTTAATGAACACGGCACAAATTCCAACAAATGAAGACGGCGTGCCTTATGCACCTCGTCAAGTGGGTGCCGGACTTGCCCGTATCGATCATGCTGCCGATACTCCAGTTATCGCAACAGTAGATGGCTTACCATACGTTTCCTTACGCGAAGTAAACGCACCAAAGACGTTTACTGTTACTTTGCATAATTACGGTACTACCGAGGCAACCTACACTGTTCCAGCCCAACAAGTTGTTAATGAGCACAAGGGCCTTGGACAAAATACGACTACCGTCGTTTCCGATGAAACGCTGTCCGCATCAGTAGAAACAATAACAGTTCCAGCTGGTCAAGACCGCGAAGTATCATTCACGTTGAATCCGCGAGTGGGTGCGGCGCACTTCATCGAAGGTTGGGCACGCCTGAATGGTGAAGACGTACCAGATATTGCCATACCTTACCTAGGTTTTGTTGGCGATTGGAATGCTGAAAAGATTATTGCGGAACCGGGGCAGACTTGGGGCGATCCTGTTTCGTTGACGGCAACGACTGGATTAGCAACTCTTCGTGAGGATATAACTGTTCCCATTGGTTTGCTCAATGATATAGCTAAAGAGCCCGGCGATGATCGGGATCTGACTCTATGGATGTCACCTAATGGGGATCACATGCACGATGTTATCTTCCCTCAGCTCTTGGTTCGGCGAAACGCCTCAGATGTCGTTTACGAAGTAGAATCTGAGGATGGCACGTTCCATCAAACAACGGGTAAGCAACAAGATTTACGTCGTTACACCTTGAAGACGGCAATGGAACCGACGATGTCGAATGACACGATCGTTCAAGATTCATCCGAGTTTGGGTTTGACGGTAAGATCTATGATCCGAAAAATGTTGATTACCAGAATGTGCCTGATGGTAGATATATTTTCCGCGTCAAAACACGAGTGTCAGATGATTACGATTGGCAAGTAACCGAGATGCCATTTGGTATTGATACATCGGTTCCAACTATAACCTTCGGTGACTATGACGAAGCCAATGGTTACGCCTACTTTACAGTGAACGATAGTGGTTCAGGTATTCAGACTAAGCCATTAGTTGATACGGATCAAGAGACAAATCTTGTCGCTGAACGTGTCAATAACTCGGATTCTGAATTCCGTGTCAAGGTGAAGCCTGGAACAACACACATTATTGTTAGCGCAGGCGATATGGCTTCTAATATCGCTATCGATTCCCACATTCTTGATCCAGCACGCAAGTTAAGCGTAACGTTTGCTCAAGACATGCAAAATGGTCCTGTTGGTCCAATTAAGCCATACTTCACCACGCAGGGAGATCCTGAAGGTGCAAAGCTTAATATCGAAGGCTATACTGCCGAAGAAGTTGAGCGGGTTACTGTCAATGGGGGAGAAGCAGATCTCGCCGATCGTTACTTCTTTACTCAAGTTCCGATCGAACCAGGACAAAATGAGATCGAAGTTGTTGCTTACAATGCACGTGGCGATGTCGTTAGCACCGTTGAGCTCACTCCGTTCTACGACGACGAAAAGCCGACTGTGACTATCGATACCCCAGCACCGGTTGCTGACAACATGGTGACAATAACTGGAACGATTACCGACACTAACAAAGACGCTCAGCTAAGTGTAAGTGCTTATGATGAAGCGGCAACAATCGATCGTGATGGTCGCTTTACCCTACAGGTAGAGGTAGGAGATGAGACAGAAACTGTCACAGTAATTGCTTCTGATGGGGCGCAGCGCGTGATCACGGTAGTGCCTATCGCTGGGCGTGGAGCGGATGTGGTTGTGCCACCAGCACCGCCACTTCCAGGTGGACCAATTCTGCCACCTCCGCCGCCACCATTGCCAGGTGATGATTACCCACTGGAAGCTGAACTACCAACCATTGATAACGCACAGTGCAGTCCAGAGATTGCAGTATGTGCCGTACCTACGGATACCACAGATTACAATCGGGAGACGAAGGTATTTACCATGCGTGGAATGCTCGATCCAGATACCGTTGCTAAATTCCAGCTTGTTCCAACTGGAGAAGCTGGCGATGGCAAGGTTATTGAGCCAACTCCACTTGTAGCCAAGATTGATGAAACAACTGGTATGTACACCCTTGATGTTCCAGCAACTACTGGTCAAAATGACTTCCGGTTGGAATTGTATGTTCCAGATGAAAATGGGAATGAGCCGGTACGGGTTCAGGCTCAAACGTTCAAGCTCTTAATTGACGTCAACGTTCCAGAAATCCATATCGACCAACCACTGACCGTGGGTGGTTCGATATTTACCAGTAGCAACGACATTGTTTTCACCGGTAAGGTTTCGGATGACGGCTGGGGCTACAAGTTCCAGATTAATAAGGACACAGTCGAAGAGCGGGAAAACAACTCCGGGCATGGCCCACAGTCTAATGAGCGTGAATTTACCTATCCGATTAAGGTTGACGACGGCGATAACATTTTGTTGACTGTTGTTGATCGTTTCGGTAATCAGGTCTTAGGTATTTTCCCGGTTGTTGTTGATAAGGACAAGCCAACAGTTGGTGCTTCTTACATGGATAAGAATCTTGAAGAAGATATGCTCCTAACTGATGATTCACCGGTCGTAGCTGCCGCAAAAGATGCAAACCTTCGCAGTTTCAAGGTGACATTAACTGATTCTCTTGGACAACAAGTCCTTGACGAAACCAAGTATTCAGAAATCGACGTTACCGAACGTAAGCTCGAAGAGCTCATGATCGATGTCCGTGATATTCAGGAAGAATCTGCTCAAGAGCTAGAAAAGTCTGGTATCGGTAAACTCTCTGCTGCACCTGTGAATAAAGCTAATAATAAAGCTGGAGAGCCAGAAGGTCAGGCAGAAGAACACAAACCAACTGTGGAAAATGAAACATTTGTTACCGGTAGCGAAGCTACTGTAGTTACGGATGAGCTCATGATCCCAGTCGATACTCAGAAACTAGGAGCAGGAATCTACACGCTCGCTATGCAAGCTGATGACCTTGCTGGAAATATGACGATGCGAACAGTAGCCTTTGCTGTTGACCGTCTTCCACAGATCAGTGGACCAGATGTTATTGATGTAACGATGACGAAGGAACAGATGAGTGATCTTGCCCAAGCCGGTAGCCTTATCTTCCCGAAGTACTCAATCGATGATGACGGTTCGGCCGATTTTGCAGGTGATGGCAGTGGCCGTGGAGAGGCGTATTTAGTCCTTGATCCGTCAACAATTCTGGTTTCCGGAAAGAACACGGTTATGTTACGAGCGGTTCAGCCCAATGGAATGGAAAGTCATAAGTTAATCACGGTTAACGTCACTGTCCATACTGATGCTAGTACGCAAACTCCAGATGATTCTCAGCAGCCTGGAGAGAGTAACACGTCACCGGACAATCCTGGTAAAAAGCCAGGTGTTGGCAGTGGAGATGTCTTCGGACTTCGCGCTCCAACAGATCCGCAAATTGTTGGTAGCTCGCAATTATCAGGATCGTTAGCTACTACTGGTACGTATGCAGCATTGCTCGCATTACTTGCCGGCGGACTTATTACTAGCGGAATGGTTCTTAACCGTCGAGCTGTGTGA
- a CDS encoding DUF998 domain-containing protein: MYASFLLEIFFNFPLDPQMSYLSEYFSLDSPYRLVFATSDLLAATLSLAGLICLSDFYRSWSRLQQLIALFFVIFSIATVFDVTFPLRCAESLDFCEKTGLTAHLIASAVVSGSLTVIALSTLALIYVGHITERYRIFLSVIVICYVVLTAIIAVIDFTAYPVGYLQRGQVFFSCLLLASAGLVLTPYANSDTRISSRS; encoded by the coding sequence ATGTACGCATCGTTTTTGCTAGAAATATTTTTCAATTTCCCACTCGACCCACAAATGAGCTATTTATCTGAGTATTTTTCACTCGACAGCCCCTACCGCCTTGTTTTTGCTACATCAGACTTATTGGCCGCTACGTTGTCCCTTGCTGGCCTCATTTGCTTATCAGATTTTTACCGCTCGTGGTCACGGTTACAACAGTTAATCGCCCTATTTTTTGTCATTTTTTCTATTGCTACCGTTTTTGACGTTACTTTTCCTTTGCGCTGTGCTGAGTCCTTAGACTTTTGTGAAAAAACTGGTTTAACGGCACATCTTATTGCCTCCGCGGTCGTTAGCGGAAGTTTAACTGTCATTGCGCTCAGTACGCTGGCACTCATTTATGTTGGCCATATTACTGAGCGATATCGTATTTTCCTGAGCGTTATCGTTATTTGTTACGTTGTATTAACCGCAATTATTGCTGTCATTGATTTTACTGCTTACCCAGTCGGTTACTTACAGCGCGGCCAAGTCTTTTTTTCCTGTTTACTTTTAGCTAGTGCCGGATTGGTGTTAACTCCCTATGCAAATTCTGATACCCGGATTAGCTCTCGCTCCTGA
- a CDS encoding alpha/beta fold hydrolase: MQILIPGLALAPELYYSSYPQAHLVDPWVTSWTNATDYFPVSDDEPCTLIGHSLGGLVALEWALLHPHRVAKLILLDPTFPELKSTHIRLSNSVATSIAPLLAPLVLLGLGPLLHRSLIHSRYQHPDHLQFLCQEWVSSSIIQSRIAMLLRKKRLADHISVDLLIGAGHANERSFLAEQQSLAKILNVRPVWLWGQGHLFPITRPDLVKPFISPA; this comes from the coding sequence ATGCAAATTCTGATACCCGGATTAGCTCTCGCTCCTGAGTTATATTACTCAAGTTATCCGCAAGCACATCTGGTTGATCCTTGGGTAACCTCCTGGACGAATGCTACTGACTATTTTCCAGTGAGCGACGACGAACCATGCACACTGATCGGTCACTCTCTTGGTGGTCTTGTAGCTCTTGAATGGGCGTTACTTCACCCTCATCGGGTAGCAAAGCTTATTTTACTCGATCCTACTTTTCCGGAACTTAAATCGACACATATCCGACTATCTAACTCTGTAGCTACGTCAATTGCTCCGCTACTGGCACCCCTTGTACTACTTGGTCTTGGTCCACTTCTTCATAGATCCCTGATTCACTCCCGCTATCAGCATCCTGATCATCTTCAGTTCTTGTGCCAGGAGTGGGTATCATCGTCGATCATTCAATCCCGCATTGCGATGCTCTTACGCAAAAAACGCCTCGCTGATCACATTAGTGTTGATTTGCTCATTGGTGCCGGACACGCAAATGAACGTAGTTTCTTGGCTGAACAACAATCGTTAGCGAAAATACTTAATGTTCGTCCGGTCTGGCTCTGGGGTCAAGGCCACCTCTTCCCTATCACCAGACCGGATCTCGTCAAACCTTTTATTTCTCCGGCTTAA
- the lysX gene encoding bifunctional lysylphosphatidylglycerol synthetase/lysine--tRNA ligase LysX encodes MAKTHRFPRSSLILITTQISALWLVAGLVLRYLVPGFVRFVDYALSFVALPGYPTLFMTLLMVILTSGMLRGQRAALVFYLVAVQVPNIISGFQEIVFHPDELGLLSTVAVIRLASNLLFAVIYVCLGVVSLHEFPMRVRGRWGVALTILVTGLALSSLVVWIMYMYAHVDIPANPVLTAINTALGISPNDPTEIAHYRIPPVIRIVTGIISASGLFLALIVLLKSAKVPSVSAAEHLTIRRLLLDPPSDDSLGYFATRYDRKVVVSPDQRAAVTYRVVNGVCLAAGDPIGEPGSWNAAIKAWREHARKNSWVVAAVSVSEAGARAYRAASLNAFPLGDETIIDVADFHLKDLPDVRRALSAPRRAGYTVKVRRQSSIPQDELTELAILADRWRVGDERGFTMASERVGDIRDWRNVIVSAHDCDGRPVGLLTFVPWGLHGLSLDVMRRSTEAVSGVTEFMVASLTQEASNLGIEQISLNFVVMRETIERGAKVGATPWQRFAMRFLMFTSRWWQIYSLYRSNVKYRPRWQTRYLCIDNAFFTARTLLAYASAEGFLPSFNRYFPPVGEPDEIISLEKSLLHRPAPEPRLPEQRQVRRRKLAEFEAHGGIGYPVHVPRTHAIRDINSGIVPANEVVSLTGRVHFLRDFGGVVFADLVEEHSHIQIIFERHAGVSWKEFRRYINRGDLVSVTGVLGTSRNGTPSLIGQSWMMAAKSLVPMPKQASINPYLRAKYRHIDYALNPRSYELFQARSKVVAYVRQSLYSRGYLEAETPILQTIHGGANARPFHTHIRAYDQDLTLRIAPELYLKRLVVAGMPKVFEIGRNFRNEGVDATHNPEFTSLEAYEAYGDWDTMRELTEELFRGAARAIYGKPEIRASDGTIIDLSKPWPVISVFDAVSQAVGRTIVPGSDIGDYADLLDIYHVEAETVGQLVTELYDELIEADTVFPTFYTGFPVETSPLTMADPDNPHIAQRWDLVGLGMELGTAYTELSHPLEQRGRFTEQSLLAAGGDPEAMEVDEPFLTALEFGMPPTGGLGIGMDRMVMFLTGTSIRDVLAFPFVKPEK; translated from the coding sequence ATGGCTAAGACTCATCGTTTTCCTCGATCTTCACTTATTCTGATTACTACGCAGATCTCTGCGCTATGGCTGGTTGCCGGGCTCGTCTTGCGCTATCTTGTGCCAGGATTTGTGAGGTTTGTTGATTACGCTTTGTCTTTTGTTGCATTGCCAGGATACCCGACATTATTTATGACGCTTTTGATGGTCATTTTGACGTCGGGTATGCTGCGCGGGCAACGTGCTGCATTAGTTTTTTATCTTGTTGCTGTGCAAGTTCCTAATATCATCAGTGGTTTCCAAGAAATAGTATTTCATCCCGATGAATTAGGGCTTTTATCGACGGTAGCGGTAATTCGTCTCGCTAGCAATTTATTGTTTGCGGTCATTTATGTCTGTTTGGGTGTGGTATCACTACACGAGTTTCCGATGAGAGTACGTGGCCGGTGGGGAGTAGCCCTAACGATCTTGGTAACTGGCCTTGCTTTGTCGTCACTTGTTGTTTGGATTATGTACATGTATGCGCATGTTGATATACCGGCAAATCCAGTCTTAACAGCTATCAATACTGCATTGGGTATTTCTCCTAATGATCCTACTGAAATAGCGCATTATCGCATCCCGCCGGTGATCCGAATTGTTACTGGTATCATCTCTGCAAGTGGCTTGTTTCTTGCTTTAATAGTGTTGCTTAAATCTGCAAAAGTCCCTTCGGTTAGCGCCGCGGAACATTTAACGATACGCCGCCTTTTGTTAGATCCGCCCTCAGATGATTCACTGGGATATTTTGCTACCCGCTACGATCGAAAAGTTGTTGTTTCACCTGATCAGCGTGCTGCGGTGACCTATCGCGTTGTCAATGGCGTGTGCTTAGCTGCCGGAGATCCTATTGGAGAGCCAGGTTCATGGAATGCGGCGATTAAAGCGTGGCGTGAACATGCCCGGAAAAATTCGTGGGTTGTTGCAGCAGTATCTGTTTCTGAGGCAGGCGCACGGGCATATCGGGCAGCAAGCCTTAATGCCTTTCCACTTGGAGATGAAACAATTATTGATGTTGCTGATTTTCACCTCAAAGACTTGCCAGACGTTCGCCGAGCCTTAAGTGCGCCACGGCGGGCTGGTTATACCGTAAAAGTCCGGCGACAATCATCGATTCCGCAAGATGAATTAACTGAACTTGCCATTTTGGCAGATCGATGGCGGGTAGGCGATGAACGTGGTTTCACGATGGCTTCCGAGCGGGTTGGTGATATACGAGATTGGCGTAACGTTATTGTCAGTGCACATGACTGTGATGGCAGGCCAGTAGGTTTATTAACCTTTGTACCTTGGGGATTGCACGGGCTGTCACTTGACGTGATGCGTCGTTCCACTGAGGCGGTTTCAGGCGTGACAGAATTTATGGTAGCTTCTTTAACCCAAGAAGCTTCTAATCTTGGTATTGAGCAGATTTCATTGAATTTTGTGGTGATGCGTGAAACTATTGAGCGCGGTGCCAAAGTTGGAGCTACTCCATGGCAGCGTTTTGCTATGCGATTCTTAATGTTTACATCGCGGTGGTGGCAAATTTACTCACTGTATCGCTCTAACGTAAAATATCGGCCACGCTGGCAAACTCGATACTTGTGTATTGATAATGCGTTTTTCACCGCACGTACTTTGTTAGCTTACGCGAGTGCGGAAGGTTTTTTGCCATCCTTTAACCGATATTTTCCACCGGTGGGAGAGCCGGATGAAATTATCAGTTTAGAAAAGTCACTGCTACATCGCCCAGCTCCAGAACCACGGCTTCCAGAACAACGACAGGTTCGCCGTCGTAAACTTGCTGAGTTTGAAGCTCATGGTGGGATTGGTTATCCAGTACATGTTCCTCGCACACACGCCATCCGAGACATCAATTCCGGTATTGTGCCTGCTAATGAAGTAGTTTCGCTCACTGGACGTGTCCATTTCCTTCGCGATTTTGGTGGCGTGGTCTTTGCTGATTTAGTCGAAGAACATTCGCATATCCAAATCATTTTTGAGCGGCACGCCGGAGTGAGCTGGAAAGAGTTCCGGCGTTATATCAACCGAGGGGATCTAGTATCGGTGACTGGCGTGTTAGGCACTTCGCGTAATGGAACTCCTTCGCTTATAGGCCAATCGTGGATGATGGCAGCGAAATCCTTAGTACCAATGCCAAAACAAGCATCAATTAACCCGTATTTACGTGCGAAATATCGTCACATTGATTATGCGCTTAATCCACGATCCTATGAACTATTCCAAGCCCGATCCAAAGTTGTTGCGTATGTGCGTCAATCTCTTTATTCTCGTGGATACTTGGAAGCAGAAACACCGATTCTGCAAACCATTCATGGAGGCGCCAATGCGCGGCCATTCCATACCCATATCCGAGCCTACGATCAAGATTTGACATTGCGTATTGCCCCAGAATTGTACCTTAAGCGCCTAGTGGTAGCAGGGATGCCTAAAGTTTTTGAAATCGGTAGAAATTTCCGCAACGAAGGTGTAGACGCCACGCATAACCCGGAATTTACGTCCCTTGAAGCTTATGAAGCTTATGGTGATTGGGATACAATGCGAGAACTAACCGAAGAGCTCTTTCGGGGTGCTGCTCGTGCTATTTATGGCAAACCGGAAATCCGTGCCAGTGACGGAACTATTATCGATTTAAGTAAACCGTGGCCAGTGATTTCTGTTTTTGACGCTGTTTCTCAAGCTGTTGGGCGAACCATTGTTCCTGGCTCTGATATTGGCGACTATGCAGATCTTTTGGATATCTATCATGTGGAAGCCGAAACAGTGGGACAACTCGTGACAGAGCTTTATGATGAACTCATCGAAGCAGACACAGTTTTCCCAACTTTTTATACTGGTTTTCCCGTTGAGACATCCCCGTTGACTATGGCAGACCCAGATAATCCGCATATTGCTCAACGCTGGGATTTAGTTGGTTTAGGAATGGAATTGGGTACTGCTTATACTGAGCTTTCCCATCCTCTCGAACAGCGGGGGCGGTTCACTGAACAATCACTACTTGCTGCTGGTGGGGATCCGGAAGCAATGGAAGTTGACGAACCATTCTTAACCGCACTTGAATTTGGTATGCCACCAACTGGCGGACTAGGAATCGGAATGGACCGTATGGTGATGTTCTTAACCGGAACGAGTATTCGTGACGTGTTAGCTTTTCCGTTTGTTAAGCCGGAGAAATAA
- the pyrB gene encoding aspartate carbamoyltransferase has protein sequence MRSIIDINDVSTAEVNTLLKTAHDIISQPHHYRQAAGGKILATLFYEPSTRTRLSFEAAMYRLGGNILSMPSARDSSVAKGETIADTLAVVSNYADIVAVRYPNDGAALVAAQAARVPVINAGDGGHFHPTQTLADMLTIDRAFGRLGGLNIVAVGDLLYGRTVHSLLHALMRYPGNTFTMVSPPELRLPADFVTQLRAGRVEVIETSSLPQALADADVIYMTRIQQERFEHAADYERLKSSYELDAQMMAYAPPSSIVMHPLPRVGEISIDVDSDPRARYFEQTYNGKIMRMALIDYLLSDAEKNPDAQCRREILDSHPDEKLHCANKRCVVHVERGLVPRFYGQPALCAYCDYAAVLS, from the coding sequence ATGCGAAGCATTATTGATATTAACGATGTTAGTACAGCAGAAGTAAACACCTTACTGAAAACCGCTCACGATATTATCAGTCAGCCGCATCATTACCGGCAAGCTGCTGGTGGCAAGATCCTCGCAACGCTTTTTTACGAGCCTTCTACGCGTACCCGGCTCAGTTTTGAAGCCGCTATGTATCGTTTAGGTGGCAATATACTATCTATGCCTTCAGCCCGCGATTCATCAGTTGCTAAAGGCGAGACGATTGCCGATACTCTTGCTGTTGTTTCTAATTATGCAGATATCGTAGCTGTTCGTTATCCGAACGATGGAGCCGCCTTAGTTGCTGCCCAAGCTGCGCGTGTGCCAGTTATTAACGCCGGCGATGGTGGACATTTCCACCCCACTCAGACGCTGGCAGATATGCTGACAATCGATCGCGCATTTGGCCGGCTTGGCGGATTGAATATTGTTGCAGTGGGAGATTTGCTTTATGGACGAACTGTTCACTCGCTCCTGCATGCGTTGATGCGTTATCCGGGTAATACGTTTACGATGGTCAGCCCTCCAGAGCTTCGTCTCCCGGCGGATTTTGTCACGCAACTACGTGCTGGAAGAGTAGAAGTTATTGAGACGAGTTCCTTGCCACAGGCATTGGCAGATGCGGATGTTATTTATATGACGCGTATCCAACAAGAACGTTTTGAGCATGCGGCTGACTATGAGCGGCTTAAATCATCGTATGAGTTGGACGCACAGATGATGGCATACGCGCCGCCAAGCAGTATTGTGATGCATCCGTTGCCTCGCGTGGGAGAAATCTCAATCGACGTCGATTCCGATCCACGGGCACGGTACTTTGAACAAACGTACAACGGAAAAATAATGCGGATGGCGTTGATCGATTATCTTTTATCTGACGCGGAAAAGAACCCGGATGCCCAATGCCGGCGCGAAATACTAGATTCGCATCCAGACGAGAAATTACACTGTGCTAATAAACGATGTGTAGTTCATGTGGAGCGGGGATTGGTACCGCGTTTTTATGGACAACCAGCATTATGCGCTTATTGTGATTATGCAGCAGTGCTCTCGTGA